The following proteins are co-located in the Dromiciops gliroides isolate mDroGli1 chromosome 2, mDroGli1.pri, whole genome shotgun sequence genome:
- the LOC122739611 gene encoding zinc-alpha-2-glycoprotein-like, whose product MENQRKRRESLTYWLLVLGVFALNELKAEEKKTSKAQEPTLVEKNPEEPKTLQGHHIHEMLSTGVGTKYSLFNFSIIHAIDDVKVYYYDKEKKTVFGKAWITEALGKDYIEHKKGIIANLEKDFQWLLKFFIQNVTKSEKNHTIQLFADCELDNDIEMDNHIQFAMDGEDFMKIDMQTKHWIAMKPEAEYLRPLAETMMGIKRIEKVMELYCFVMMRKILQYSSVKEKVAPEVSVSRYDAPDGRITFNCTATGFYPHSILLRWEKGGQLGVWGQESSTGTLPNADTTFYVQITLELPPGNSGIGYTCVVEHSTLKTPAVYPVPEKPTVMRPWVVALGVLIVIILVLSCVGAFIMWKKKKGHGIHEHATVNGEKTL is encoded by the exons atggagaatcaaaggaagagaagagaatcatTAACATATTGGCTGCTGGTGCTAGGTGTGTTTGCTTTGAATGAGCTAAAAGCAG aggaaaaaaaaactagtaaGGCACAAGAACCTACTCTTGTGGAAAAAAACCCCGAAGAACCCAAAACACTGCAAG GCCACCACATACATGAGATGCTTTCCACTGGAGTGGGCACAAAATATTCTCTCTTCAACTTCAGCATAATTCATGCTATTGATGATGTGAAGGTATACTACtatgataaagagaagaaaactgtTTTCGGTAAAGCATGGATCACTGAAGCACTAGGGAAAGACTACATTGAACATAAGAAGGGAATTATTGCAAACTTGGAGAAGGATTTCCAGTGGCTCCTAAAGTTCTTTATACAGAATGTCACCAAGAGTGAAA AGAATCACACCATACAGTTATTTGCAGACTGTGAACTGGATAATGACATTGAGATGGACAACCATATTCAGTTTGCCATGGATGGTGAAGATTTTATGAAGATAGATATGCAGACTAAGCACTGGATTGCCATGAAACCTGAAGCAGAGTACTTAAGACCCTTAGCAGAGACTATGATGGGCATCAAAAGGATAGAGAAAGTTATGGAGCTATATTGTTTTGTCATGATGAGGAAAATTCTGCAGTACTCAAGCGTGAAGGAGAAAG TGGCTCCTGAGGTGTCAGTGTCCCGCTATGATGCTCCAGATGGTAGAATCACCTTCAACTGCACAGCCACAGGCTTCTACCCTCATTCTATCCTGCTGCGTTGGGagaagggggggcagctgggtgtatGGGGGCAAGAGAGCTCCACTGGAACCTTGCCCAATGCTGATACCACCTTCTACGTCCAAATCACACTGGAACTTCCCCCTGGCAATTCAGGGATAGGTTATACTTGTGTGGTAGAGCACAGTACTCTGAAGACACCAGCTGTGTATCCTG TCCCTGAGAAGCCCACTGTGATGAGGCCGTGGGTTGTGGCCCTAGGTGTCCTAATAGTTATCATTCTGGTGTTGAGCTGTGTTGGGGCTTTCATCAtgtggaagaagaagaaag